Proteins encoded together in one Streptomyces umbrinus window:
- the dapA gene encoding 4-hydroxy-tetrahydrodipicolinate synthase produces the protein MAPTSTPQTPFGRVLTAMVTPFAADGALDLDGAQRLATHLVDAGNDGLIVNGTTGESPTTSNAEKADLVRAVLEAVGDRAHVVAGVGTNDTRHSVELARSAEKVGAHGLLTVTPYYNKPPQEGLYQHFKVIADATELPVMLYDIPGRSGVPINTETLVRLAEHPRIVANKDAKGDLGRASWAIASSGLAWYSGDDMLNLPLLSVGAVGFVSVVGHVVTPELRAMIDAYVSGDVQKATEIHQKLLPVFTGMFRTQGVMTTKAALALQGLPAGPLRLPMVGLSPEETAQLKIDLAAGGVQL, from the coding sequence ATGGCTCCGACCTCCACTCCGCAGACCCCCTTCGGGCGGGTCCTCACCGCAATGGTCACGCCCTTCGCGGCGGACGGCGCACTCGACCTCGACGGCGCTCAGCGGCTCGCCACCCACCTGGTGGACGCAGGCAACGACGGCCTGATCGTCAACGGCACCACCGGCGAGTCCCCGACCACCAGCAACGCGGAGAAAGCGGATCTCGTACGAGCCGTACTGGAGGCGGTCGGCGACCGTGCCCACGTCGTCGCGGGCGTCGGCACGAACGACACGCGCCACAGCGTCGAGCTGGCCCGGTCGGCCGAGAAGGTCGGCGCACACGGTCTCCTGACCGTCACGCCGTACTACAACAAGCCCCCGCAAGAGGGCCTGTACCAGCACTTCAAGGTCATCGCCGACGCGACCGAACTCCCGGTGATGCTCTACGACATCCCCGGCCGCAGCGGTGTCCCGATCAACACGGAAACGCTGGTGCGTCTGGCCGAGCACCCGCGTATCGTCGCCAACAAGGACGCCAAGGGCGACCTGGGCCGTGCCAGCTGGGCCATCGCCAGCTCCGGCCTCGCCTGGTACTCCGGCGACGACATGCTGAACCTCCCGCTCCTCTCCGTGGGCGCGGTCGGCTTCGTCTCCGTCGTCGGTCACGTCGTCACCCCCGAGCTGCGGGCCATGATCGACGCGTACGTCAGCGGCGACGTCCAGAAGGCCACCGAGATCCACCAGAAGCTGCTTCCGGTCTTCACCGGCATGTTCCGCACCCAGGGTGTGATGACGACCAAGGCCGCGCTCGCCCTCCAGGGCCTGCCCGCCGGGCCGCTGCGTCTGCCCATGGTCGGCCTGTCACCCGAGGAGACCGCCCAGCTCAAGATCGATCTTGCCGCCGGCGGGGTACAGCTCTAA
- a CDS encoding ribonuclease J — MSHPHPELAAPPVLPKGGLRVTPLGGLGEIGRNMTVFEYGGRLLIVDCGVLFPEEEQPGIDLILPDFSSVRDRLDDIEGIVLTHGHEDHIGGVPFLLREKPDIPLIGSKLTLALIEAKLQEHRIRPYTLEVAEGHRERIGPFDCEFVAVNHSIPDALAVAIRTPAGMVVHTGDFKMDQLPLDGRLTDLHAFARLSEEGIDLLLSDSTNAEVPGFVPPERDISNVLRQVFAGASKRIIVASFASHVHRIQQILDAAHEYGRRVAFVGRSMVRNMGIARDLGYLKVPPGLVVDVKTLDDLPEREIVLVCTGSQGEPMAALSRMANRDHQIRIVQGDTVILASSLIPGNENAVYRVINGLTRWGANVVHKGNAKVHVSGHASAGELLYFYNICKPRNLMPVHGEWRHLRANAELGALTGVPHDRIVIAEDGVVVDLVEGKAKISGKVQAGYVYVDGLSVGDVGEPALKDRKILGDEGIISVFVVMDSSTGKITGGPHIQARGSGIDDSAFADVLPRINEVLERSAQDGVVEPHQMQQLIRRTLGKWVSDNYRRRPMILPVVVEV, encoded by the coding sequence TTGAGTCATCCGCATCCTGAACTCGCCGCTCCGCCGGTCCTCCCGAAGGGAGGCCTGCGGGTCACCCCGCTCGGCGGCCTCGGTGAAATCGGCCGAAACATGACGGTCTTCGAGTACGGAGGCCGTCTTCTGATCGTCGACTGCGGCGTGCTCTTCCCGGAGGAGGAGCAGCCCGGAATCGACCTGATCCTGCCGGACTTCAGTTCCGTCAGGGACCGCCTCGACGACATCGAGGGCATCGTCCTCACCCATGGTCACGAGGACCACATCGGCGGCGTCCCCTTCCTCCTGCGCGAGAAGCCGGACATCCCGCTCATCGGTTCCAAGCTGACCCTCGCCCTCATCGAGGCGAAGCTCCAGGAGCACCGCATCCGTCCGTACACGCTCGAAGTCGCGGAGGGCCACCGAGAGCGCATCGGCCCCTTCGACTGCGAGTTCGTCGCGGTCAACCACTCCATCCCGGACGCCCTCGCGGTCGCCATCCGCACCCCCGCGGGCATGGTCGTCCACACCGGCGACTTCAAGATGGACCAGCTTCCGCTGGACGGTCGGCTGACAGATCTACACGCGTTCGCGCGTCTGAGCGAGGAGGGCATCGACCTCCTCCTCTCGGACTCCACGAACGCCGAGGTCCCGGGATTCGTCCCGCCCGAGCGCGACATCTCGAACGTGCTGCGCCAGGTCTTCGCCGGCGCCAGCAAGCGGATCATCGTGGCCAGCTTCGCCAGCCACGTCCACCGCATCCAGCAGATCCTCGACGCCGCGCACGAGTACGGCCGCCGGGTCGCCTTCGTCGGCCGCTCGATGGTCCGCAACATGGGCATCGCGAGAGACCTGGGCTATCTGAAGGTCCCGCCGGGCCTGGTCGTCGACGTCAAGACGCTCGACGACCTCCCGGAGCGCGAGATCGTCCTCGTCTGTACTGGCTCACAGGGCGAGCCGATGGCCGCGCTGTCCCGCATGGCGAACCGCGACCACCAGATCCGCATCGTCCAGGGCGACACGGTGATCCTGGCGTCGTCGCTCATCCCGGGCAACGAGAACGCGGTCTACCGCGTCATCAACGGCCTGACCCGCTGGGGCGCCAACGTCGTCCACAAGGGCAACGCCAAGGTGCACGTCTCGGGCCACGCGTCCGCGGGCGAGCTCCTGTACTTCTACAACATCTGCAAGCCGCGCAACCTGATGCCGGTCCACGGCGAGTGGCGCCACCTGCGCGCCAACGCCGAGCTGGGCGCCCTCACCGGCGTCCCGCACGACCGGATCGTCATCGCCGAGGACGGCGTCGTCGTCGACCTCGTCGAAGGCAAGGCCAAGATCTCCGGCAAGGTCCAGGCGGGATACGTGTACGTCGACGGTCTCTCGGTCGGCGATGTCGGCGAGCCCGCGCTCAAGGACCGCAAGATCCTCGGCGACGAGGGCATCATCTCGGTCTTCGTGGTGATGGACTCCAGCACGGGCAAGATCACCGGCGGTCCGCACATCCAGGCCCGCGGCTCGGGCATCGACGACTCCGCCTTCGCCGACGTCCTCCCGAGGATCAACGAGGTCCTGGAGCGGTCGGCCCAGGACGGCGTCGTCGAACCCCACCAGATGCAGCAGCTCATCCGCCGCACGCTGGGCAAATGGGTCTCCGACAACTACCGCCGCCGGCCGATGATCCTGCCGGTCGTGGTCGAGGTTTGA